The Delphinus delphis chromosome 11, mDelDel1.2, whole genome shotgun sequence DNA segment GAATGTAACTGTGATTGGAGTCTAGAGATGAGGAGATGGGTCACAGGAAAACATCCCCCTCATATGTAAATAATGGGTGAAATCCATTTGCATCTGTATTTTGGATGGCTGTCATTCTCAGACATTGTCTGAGATCTTGCCACTTTCCCAAgcctttcaaagaaaatttactaaaacagaatgaaaatatagACAGCCCAAGCACTTTGTTTTTCCATGATTCATTCTACCTAGGACTGAACTGGTCTCTCTGTTAATTTTATACAGTCGTCATGTTTATACAAACAAATTACAGTGGCCGTGGCAGCATTAGCTGGACGGCTGGCTTGTTTAATTGTTCACCGATGTAAGAATTAAAGCATCTTAAAAATAGGTTCTCCTCGACAATAGGTAGGACTCCCTTTTTGTTTTGGACAGAATAGTTAAGGCAATCTGTCAGCGCTACATTTTGTTTCGTTGGCAATGAGGTAGCATAGGTTTGAAACCTGCCAGCTGAGGTTTGAAACTGTCACTCAGTAAAATCTGTAGCATGAACCTACCAaaagcagacagaaagaaaacagcttCATTGAAGAAACTGTGGTGAAATGAAACCCGAACTTTCTAATTCCTCTGACTTCCACATGTGACtcatagaaataggaaaaatgaatGCATCTTTCTAGAAGTCTCTAAGCTGGTCTTCTGGGCCTAGTAGAAGATGTGGTCTGGTGgttaaaagaccaaaaaacagGAATGGTGGCAGAGTAGTAAATAAGGGCTTCAAAATAAAGAGACTCCTGTTTTTCTACTGCTCAATAGAGTGTTCACTTAACATAAATATGGTTGAGACAGAcgaaagaaaagtataaatattCCTAGTTATTCTCTTCCTCTGCCTGCACATCCCTCCCAATTGTCTTTTCCACCCCAGGAAAAGACAGTTTACTGGGAGCATGAATAAAAGTgagagccgggcttccctggtggcgcagtggttgagagtccacctgctgatgcaggggacacgggttcgtgccccggtccggcaagatcccacatgccgtggagcggctgggcccgtgagccatggccgctgagcctgcgcatccggagcctgtgctccgcaacgggagaggccacagcagtgagaggcccgcgtatcgcaaaaaaaaaaccccaacaaacaaacaaacaaacaaaaaaaagtgagagCCATGGAAATcacatataccacatctccttgggaggcagaaggaaaaggggaagaaactaaaagaaccATCCCAGTTTTTGGAGAGTGTTGTTAAGTtttgaggaagaaagagaagaacttTGAGAGCAACTAAGAGAGTTAATGAAATTCTAGGGTGTGTTACTGGTGTTATGAATGCAAACTTTCTTGGACATTTTTCAAGAGACATCAGTAAAGATTCAAATCACTTTCCAATGACATATTTTCAGTTTGGAACTGGTGTTTCTTCCTCGATCCACGCTGGGACAGGCCACAGGGAGGTTCGACTTTATGTGGGTTACACATAGAGAGTGATCTTTCCCTGTTGGAGACAAGGCCAAATCTCTGAAGTGGATGGGACTTGAAATCTGCTTTCTGTGCCCACCTTCTCCATCGCCTTCATGTGTAATCCTGACTGCCGTGGACCCAACCCCGGCCTTGCCACCCATggcagaagcccacgcaccagaCCTTTCCTTCTCATCTTATTCAcatcaacattttctttttgaattttatttatttatttttatacagcaggttcctattagttatctatcttatacatactaatgtatatgtgtcaatcccaactgcttattaaattgaaaaattaaggCAGTAGCATTAATGATTCGAAATTGGACTGATGTGAAACCCATTTGAAGAATATTTGGATACAATGCCTTACTAAACTCTCAGGTGCTTTAGTAATAAATACAGGAAACAAGTAAGTGACTATTATAGAGTGTCTATTACAGAGTAggcatcaacaaatattttcagaaggAAATTATTCTGAGGCATATTTGTATGTGGCGCGGAATGATTGTCCATGGACCCTGAATCATATCCTGAACCTCAGAGAAAGAAGGGCTGGTGTGCAAATAGAGAGGGCGGATGGGGTCTTTGTTGGTGGAGCCCAAGCCCTGGAGGAAGTGACCAAGTGGGAGTGAGGGGCAACCAAAGCACATATAAGCCATTAAATGCAAACAGTGAATTTCTAActcatttgttttcaaagtcaAGGTTACTTTTCTCCTTGATGTTGGTTGCTCACTGGGATACGGGCCTATTCATTCTATGTCAGTTTATCTCCTACTTAGTTTTGCTCTTACTTGTTTACCTGCTCTACAACTAAGTTGTAATTTCCAGTTATTTACCAAGCACCACACCCCCTGAATTTATATATCCTTGAGCAATTAGAGCTGAGGCTCTAgctgttctattttcttttcctgttaatTGATTCATTCGTTTATCTATTTCTCAATAAATAGTCATGAAATATCTAccatttaaaaagttttgctTGAAATATTGCAAAGAAGGGATAGATAGTCTCTCCCTGTCTCAAGGTGTTTAGGCTGAATAGGGGAGAAATGATACACATGGTATATAATACAAAGTAATGTGTGTCTTGTGGATGGGAGTATTAGAAGGTCCCAGGAGAGGGATCCCATTGGCTTCAGTGATCAAGGGAGAGTCCAAGGGAAAGGTCCTGGCTGGAAAAAGGCATGAAGCAAAGGTGCACCTGTAACAGGTAGAGCCCAGGATTGGGGAGAGGACAGtccagggaaaaaagagaaataaacaaaaagtatGCCAATGTGATAATGCaagaaatttgattttttcttcctctgattaTAGGAAGgatttaaactttattaaaacaTACAAAACCAGATACTTACTTTGAAGTTAATTTTGACTCTATATTCAACACCTTCTTTTAgcacaaagatttcttttttgaggGCTTCCAGATCCCCTGTAGAAGTGGATTTTGACAGAGTTAATTCTCCTCAGAAGGACATTCACAAGGAGATGAATGAAGCTGAAGCTCCAGAGCCATTTGCTGGGCTCCTCAGAGCAACATGGTTCACATGGTCCTCAAGTCAAAGAATGTCTGAGATTAGTTGCTGCACAAACACACATTTGAAATGCCTGAAATCTTGCAGCCAGATGTGAAAGAAATGTGATAGAGCTTTTCCCCAAGTTTGACTGCAACCTTAAGGGTATGTAAGATGTTATGGTTAAAgactctgcccccacccctcaaataaagaaataggagaaaaatattatatgagtgccagctatttttttttgtagatttgtgGTGTTTTCtagctttaaaaaatgtactcatttggttcctttttatcattctaaaaaaatttcacttttgtacttaattttgcttttgcatttgcaatttcatattatttttcttaaggaaaaggaaacatcacTTAAGTTATAAAAGCTTCAGGCTCCATAAAACTGAGATCTGCCCCTAATTAGAGAGGTGATctttctctgctcctctcccaaCGTGATCCTGTATAATTTGACATTCggggtgactgtgtgtgtgtgtgtgtgtgtgtgtatgttttgccCAATTCTGTGCACCTGCTTCATGTACAGAGTTGGTACCAGCATCCTATGTATACAACTGGGATTCACCTCCATAGCTTTTTTGTGACAGAAAACTGAATTTGGTTTTCTTGCTGCTGGGAAAAGAGGACAGAGACCAAGTTTTCCCTGCAATATCATCAAGCCCTTCTGAACAGAGCAGGTTTCCTTAGCGCTAATTCAGACCTTATCTTGCAAAATGATGGTTGTACCTGGTAACTTTACGCAATTTCGCACAGGAAGAGGTCTGAGGTccgatgagagagagagagagagtttctcTCTTGGAGAAATGCTAGAACGTGGAGGTAGCTGAATGTATGCTCTAATGATTTCGGTTGAATAGGAAGTGTGTCTTAACCTCCAGTTTCCTCTCTCTGACAAAAAGCCCATATAAGGTAAAGAGTGGATGTGTCCTGTGTGAGGGGAACCACCTTGCTGTTAAGCCTACTGTTCTAGAGTCATGCTTTATTCTGTCTCATGAGTCCAGTTTTTGAATCTAGTaataatttttggttttttactaAAGACCTGCCTTTCATGCCCCCAACCCCTAGCTCAGTGGCCCTTTCCTCATTCCTCCCATTTGCCAATTTTCCCCAAATCAGCCACCTTCCCCGACTCTCCTCATTTCCTCCCCGGCTCTCCTCATTTCCTCCAGACCTAAGTCTCAGGAAAGGACTTGACCCTTGTCAcaataaagtgaaagaaaataacatgTTAATTTGTACATCTTTAGTGGGGGAAGTTGCTTCTTTAAAAGAATCAGAGCTTTAAGTTAAACAATGTGTATTTAACAGTGGAATTCCTAGCATTATTCAGGAGGTCTTAGATTTCTTCCTGTCTTCGGGTAAGTTCTGTAGCTGAGGCAAGGTCAATATTTTCTCTGATGTTTAGACTGTATAAATATTACCATTTCAGAAGCATACAGCTTGCTTCTTAACATTTCCATCAGCAGTCTTTTTACACAAATAGTAATTCTCCTGCTACCATGTGGAGATAAAAATCTGAAGTAAATATGATACAGGTAGATATATCCAGTACTTACACCTGACCCCTTTTCAATTAGAGACAGAGACTGGGCTTTTCATTAAGCACAGTAGATACTGTGAAAACTATGATTTGTGAACTGGACTCAGCATACCTTACTAGAATTCACTTTActaggatttttctctttttttgctggGACAGAGGACAAAAACCCGTTTGCCCAGTGATGCCATTAGGCCCCACTAAACAGAACAGATGTGTCCACTTACCAGTGAGGTCCATGGTGATGGGTCCTGGGGCACTTTCACAAACCAGGGTAAGACGGGTGACAGTGACATTGGGGGCTGTTGGGTCTGCAGGATTCAAAAGGGAATGTAAGCACAAAGAGGAGGTATTTgcatactctgtgtgtgtgtttgtgtgtgtgtgtgtgtgtgtgtgtgtgtgtgtgtgtgtgtgcatttaaagTAGGAGAGAGACAAGATAACAAAGAAAAGGGATATCTCCatctggaggagaaaagaaatggaagtggCTGATTCACATGCTTGGTCTTAGTGGCCTTATACATTCCAGTGATGCTATTTCTGCTTCAGGTTCTTGTAGGTCCATCTCAGTCCTCAATAGCAGACATTTCCTGAGTGGCTATGGGTACTCTGCTGGTTAGTCACGGCCCATCCATATCTTTGGGCCATGTCTTAGTTCGCCATTGCCTATGTGTATGTGGAAGAGATGGTTATTTAGGTAAGgagtgagaaggagaaagagaagaaaaagagagaaggtgaGCAATCGTGGAGAGAAGACAATTCTGAGTGGTAGTCTGAAATTCCTTCTAAACCCTCCCTATGTGTTATTTTTATCTATGTCAATGTCAACTTGCACCTTATCTCCGAAGAAAACTTAATTATCTGGTCCATAACTTGATTCGGCACATAGAGATTGCACCTCACTCACTTAACCCTGGAAGCACTTGGTACACTTTCCTTTGCAACTGCTCCTGAGTAGCTGAAATGTCTGCCTTGTCAGTGCCCCTTCACCTGCCCTGCATCTCGGCACACACGCACCTGCTACCACAGGCCCGTCCCCCAGGAGCGTTTTCTTGTACTTTGCTAGACTTTCATCATCTTTGTCCATCTCCTGCAGCTCCTTCAGGGACTTCTGTGGTGGAGGCTTGTAATTGAGCTTGCCATCCAGCTCTTCATCCTCCTCCAGGTGTGGTTCTGGGGCCTTTTCAGTCATTTTGAtctagagagagaaggagggagagaaagaaagagagagagagaggacggTCTATTAGCCAAAAGTCAGTGGATATGAACGATGTTTGTGGGGTTGTTCTTAGCATTATTTTTGCCCTAATGAACTTGTGTAATTGTCAGTGATTTTCCAGATTTTCCCCTAATTCAGCCTCATTGTATTTcacaaaataagaatataatgCATTCCAGGCTTTCCTTTCACATGCCTGAATGTTACCATACTGGGATGTGTCCCTCCTGTTCACTGAATGAAACTGACAGAAAATAAGTAACTCTTTGGGAATCCTGTAAAACAAGTGAAACAACATAGTACAGCTGTCCCGGACCATAATGAGTGGCCCTAGCTCATATACTTATAGAAATTATCACAGTCCTCCAAATCCAGCCAGCCTTGCCAGTGTCAAAGTGCTCAGTGTGTACAATCCCAGTTATGATGGTTTCAAGTATGTGCTAAAAACAGTTAGCTCTTTCCCATTCATTGAATCTTTCCCTGAACTCCTGCAAGAGCTCAAAGGTAACTCATGAGAAGTTGTAGGTCCCTGTGATACCTACCTGAGTGTCTGATTGGTTTTCACCCAACACTGCTAATAATTCCTTGAGCGCAGGTACTAAGTGTTGTGTTTCTCTTGAATCTCCCAAGACACTGAAATAGTTCAGCCATTTTATAAGCGTTCATTCATTGACTTAATAGGTTCTATATATAAAGATCTTCTGTTCTTTTGAAATGACACAAAATAGCAAAGGACTCTAAATTCCTCCAGACAAATTGTAACTGTGTCTTTAGTACTTTCTATCAATTTCCACTTCCCTTTTAGTACCTCTCTACCCTCTCGAGATCTCCCCTGACTGACCTTATGCTCTAAGACCTCACCTGGGCATACTCTGGGATCTGTCTTCTTTCATCATcatttatatttacttgttttGTGTTAAAACATTGAGGGAAGATCTAATAAAATTATTCACACATAAGTgttgatgaatgaataataaattttaaaattattcctctTAGGGCATGTATAGTCAGAGCTTTTCGGAGCTGAAATGAACCTTAGAGGTAATATATTCCAAACCCTAATTTAATCATTGAGAACCTTGAAACCCAGAGGTTAAAAGAAttgcccaagttcacatagcAGGGTGAGATGCCGTGTCTtaataaagaggaagaaatctCTACTGGAAGAATTTCAGGCCCCATGGCTGGAAGCAATGGAGCTATTTGGGGGAAACAAGGGAGATATTTGGAGAAGGAGATAATGTCCTGATTTCCTTTTGCTCTGCTCTGAGGGTAACTCTCTTCCCTGTTTTGGGTAAAGGCTTTAGTGCTCGGAAGTGGCAGAACACTAAGTAAATACCTATCACATCTCATCCTGAGTGACTCTTCAAATCTCTAAAAAGTCTCCTGAGAGTGAAGCTGTGTCTGGCCAAAATCAGTTATGATTTTGAGTCTCAATGTCACTATTATtggcaagaggaagaaaaataatttggaagtgaagccaaacaaaaacagttttaacagaataaaaaaagggaaggaagagaaatcaTATCTCCTGGCTCATCCATCCTCTTCCAGCAAAATAACAAGCCAAACACTGTGACTCTTGGATCAACTCTGAAAACAGTATTGCAATGCCCAGGTCCACTTCCTGTGTAGGAAGGAAGCATGTAGGCCTGTTCCTGTGGCAACTCTTGCTTCAGCTACAGAATCAGCTCCACTCAGAGTTGAGCCTCTAGAGAAGATCACAATAAACAGAGTGACTAACTCACCTCATGTTACAAAAAACGCTCAGGGAAAGTGAATGAACTGGTTGGAGAAACAATGAAGGATACAGTGGGTGGAGGTTGTAGGTTGTGGGTAGTTTAAGGACAACCATTAAGTCACACATAAAGAGCAACCCAGAGGAGACTAATCAGATGAGACAGGTTCTCCTCTGGAGCCTGACCAGATATCCAGGGTAGAGGTCACATAAGAAACCTGCAGACAGAGCATCAGGAAAGCTATCTACAGATGAAAGCATCTCAGGCCCCATAGGCAGGACTTTCTGGAATATATTGCTTGGTTCTAACAAGTCATGTGCTTGAAGTTTGACCATGAGATGATGACATCACAGAAGATCACGGTGACTTTAATAACCTAGGGAATTGTAATTCTGCACCCTCAAATCTCAACtttgaaaggagagagagagagagagacagagagagagaaagatctgGTCTAGGACAGCATTTCCTAACTTCTCACAGTGTAATCATTGACAAGTCAATTTATCTGTCATCTAGAGCTTGATCTTTTCATTAGTGAATCTGAGACTTGTGTCACTTTTAAATTTCCTTGATTCATTACAGATACAATAATTGCTCTATAGAAATGAgccaaaaatttatttaaaggcATCGAAGATCAGAGGATTATGTGGGATTACTATATGAAATTGTAGAAGTCAAGAGGAGGAAATTCGGGACAACATGAAAATAATTTGGTCTAATTATATAGcataaaaaaaagagatatgtaGTCAGATGACCCCAAACCAGTTCACTCTGGAGAGGTGattggaaaaaaagatgaaaatgtcaTAATATGGCAAATAAAGGACTGGAAACCACTTCTTAGGGAAAGGCCTTTTGAAAGCAAAATGAAGGTCACAAATATATGATGAGCATCTAGTATTTACAAGACACTGTACTTTAGCACATACTGATACTTGTTATTCTCCAAAGTGGAGAAGACATTGGAGGAAGAGCAATCTAGCCATACCAAAAAGCCCAGCTTGTTTGACTGACGGTTCTTAATCTTTTTGGAGATTACAAAGCTCTTTAAAAATCGGGTAAGGGTCATGgtccttataaaaggaaaaaaggaaaaagcccaTGAAGTTGTGCACGCAGTACAGGGGTTCATGGACTCCTGAAGTCCTTTGTAGATTCTACTGAAGTCCATGATTAAGAACATGACCTTGAAACTGTAACTTTTGGAAACAATGAAGCAGAGCGTTGAGTGTTAAAGGGGAAGCTTGCTTGTCTCTGAAGCCTGGCCAGACCAATGCCACAACTCAGCCTCAAGCCACGGATCCTGTCTGTGAACCTGAAACGTTGCCCCTCAGAAGCAGGAGAAGAGACCATGTAACATCTGGATCTGACCACAAGCCCAGCAGAAGAGCGATAGTGCACAGGGGGCGGTTTTAGGGAAGAGTTCTGGGTCAATCTATTTGATTTTGGATAATTATTCCCTCGCTGAACTAGGCCTCATCATGCATGAGTTTTCATTCTGGCtttgccactaactagctgtaaCCCTGTGAGCAAATGTTCCAACTGCTGTGATCTTCCTTTCCTCATCTTGGGAAGTGAGGGGCTAGGGCAGACCATCTCTAGGTGCTTTCCTTTTCTAAGGCCTTTACCTGTAGTCAAGTGTCAGCTAAATTAACATTCCACTACCTTATTTCACCGGTGTATATAAGAGACTACCTACCTCTGTTTTACTATTTCAAATTTATGTGAATTCCCCAAAGATCCTACATTTTCAATTTCACAGTTCATTTCCGGGGAACTTCAGATTCTCCCAAAGCCCCAACTGGTTTATATATCTTGACAATTGTTTCCCAGACTACCTGTGTGTGTATATTGAATTACAAatacaattttcctttttttttttaataatttttactggttttttttttttggccgcaccatgcagcttgaacgatctcagttccctgaccgggggtTGAACCCggaccatggcagtgaaagcctggaatcctaaccactaggccaccagggaactccctcatttttctcttttccattttatgggTGCTGCTGAAGTGAAAATAGTAATTTTATGGAAATTCCAGACTTTTTTCTAATCTCATCATCTAAAGAACAGCTGGTTTTATAATTGATGATAATAATTCTAACAGTTATCACACGTAAGTGCTAAATGCTGTCATgaggattatctcatttagtcctcaccaCAACCTTAAGGACTGCCGTTATCACCATTCCCTTCTACAGACCGGGAAACTAAAGGTGAggtcagtaacttgcccaagaagaCTTGCTGTGTAAGTGGCAGAATGAATATCTGAGCCCGGGTGGTCTGACCTGAGGTTCTACGCTCTGACGCTCCAGCTCTCTTTATTAAGAAGTAATCATGAAACTGGAGAGCTCGTTTGATCATTGTGGGAATCTCCCTGGGGGGTGCACAGGCAGAGGTAAGTGCTGCTTT contains these protein-coding regions:
- the ARHGDIB gene encoding rho GDP-dissociation inhibitor 2 isoform X1; this encodes MTEKAPEPHLEEDEELDGKLNYKPPPQKSLKELQEMDKDDESLAKYKKTLLGDGPVVADPTAPNVTVTRLTLVCESAPGPITMDLTGDLEALKKEIFVLKEGVEYRVKINFKVNRDIVSGLKYVQHTYRTGVKVDKATFMVGSYGPRPEEYEFLTPTEEAPKGMLARGTYHNKSFFTDDDKHDHLTWEWSLSIKKDWTE
- the ARHGDIB gene encoding rho GDP-dissociation inhibitor 2 isoform X2; the encoded protein is MTEKAPEPHLEEDEELDGKLNYKPPPQKSLKELQEMDKDDESLAKYKKTLLGDGPVVADPTAPNVTVTRLTLVCESAPGPITMDLTGDLEALKKEIFVLKEGVEYRVKINFKVNRDIVSGLKYVQHTYRTGVKGRSERWKADGSTCKVPFYLKVSNGIPRKCETIMCSG